One segment of Triticum aestivum cultivar Chinese Spring chromosome 2A, IWGSC CS RefSeq v2.1, whole genome shotgun sequence DNA contains the following:
- the LOC123184466 gene encoding uncharacterized protein codes for MMISASAPFRSDTIEPLTGSNFPRWKSQVELCLGCNEFDYALREEKPVAPVAGVTGYAELKKEYDVKMEKWNKSNHIALLIMKATISPDISEALPKKDTAKDFLTEMEEQFKGSDKVYAHELFAKLLQKYTIDGNVRQHILRVVNAFTKLKALECSLSEALLVIIILESLPEEFEQFKVNYNSLKEKWPLSEMTARIVQEEERIMRQKKDHVFHVGSNKRKHDGQGFPKPQKRQVKKEGTKPFNPKAFKGKEAGGSSSAPSSSTAGENACNFCKEEGHYQRDCPGFLKWMNKRGIRYDPNHKRRNKKA; via the exons ATGATGATTTCAGCTTCCGCTCCATTCCGGTCCGACACGATCGAACCACTTACGGGGAGTAACTTCCCTCGTTGGAAGTCCCAAGTCGAATTATGTTTGGGTTGTAATGAATTTGACTATGCCTTGAGGGAAGAAAAACCTGTGGCACCTGTGGCAGGTGTCACAGGGTATGCAGAACTCAAGAAGGAGTATGATGTTAAGATGGAAAAGTGGAATAAGTCCAACCATATTGCGCTTCTCATCATGAAAGCGACAATATCGCCGGACATTTCTGAAGCACTCCCTAAGAAAGATACTGCTAAAGATTTCCTCACTGAAATGGAGGAGCAATTTAAAGGCTCCGACAAAGTGTATGCTCATGAGCTTTTTGCTAAACTTCTTCAGAAATACACTATTGACGGAAATGTTAGGCAGCACATATTGAGGGTGGTAAATGCTTTCACCAAGCTTAAGGCTTTGGAGTGTTCTTTAAGTGAAGCCCTTCTTGTCATAATTATTCTTGAGTCTCTTCCTGAAGAGTTTGAACAATTTAAGGTCAACTATAACTCTCTAAAGGAAAAATGGCCACTCTCTGAGATGACCGCAAGGATCGTCCAGGAGGAAGAAAGGATCATGAGGCAGAAGAAAGACCATGTCTTTCATGTTGGCTCTAACAAGAGAAAGCATGACGGACAAGGTTTCCCTAAGCCTCAGAAAAGGCAAGTCAAGAAAGAAGGCACTAAGCCATTCAACCCTAAGGCATTCAAGGGTAAAGAAGCCGGTGGTTCTTCTTCTGCTCCTAGCAGCTCCACTGCTGGAGAAAATGCTTGTAACTTCTGCAAAGAGGAGGGACACTATCAAAGGGACTGCCCAGGCTTTCTAAAATGGATGAACAAAAGAG GGATTCGATACGATCCAAACCAtaagaggaggaacaagaaagctTAA